Proteins encoded within one genomic window of Actinoplanes octamycinicus:
- a CDS encoding LmeA family phospholipid-binding protein, translated as MTEEYATDQRPRRRRGRGLLIAVVVLLLLLLGGLLVVDRYGASYAEGVIGDKVAEQVAARKASSDTPEVDIKGVPFLTQVARGEYQEIQIQLPNFTGPTGTGDKIHMDLLDIRARDVKAPLDALRSGQGTVVAGTLTGTGTLDYPQLVELIGQKGLKLAEKDGKLVGSAQVAALGQQFDVSGTAKLTVVDGGIRVRFADVKAANLPDLPVIQNLVQSYVDKLSLDLPAPELPLQLKVRTLTPEPDGLKVTFGANDVNLNAGGL; from the coding sequence GTGACCGAGGAGTACGCGACCGACCAGCGCCCGCGCCGCCGCCGGGGCCGGGGGCTCCTGATCGCTGTCGTGGTGCTGCTGCTCCTGCTGCTCGGCGGCCTGCTGGTGGTCGACCGGTACGGCGCGTCGTACGCCGAAGGGGTGATCGGGGACAAGGTCGCCGAGCAGGTGGCCGCGCGGAAGGCCAGCAGCGACACCCCCGAGGTGGACATCAAGGGCGTCCCGTTCCTGACCCAGGTGGCCCGCGGGGAGTACCAGGAGATCCAGATCCAGCTTCCGAACTTCACCGGCCCGACCGGCACCGGCGACAAGATCCACATGGACCTGCTGGACATCCGCGCACGGGACGTGAAGGCGCCGCTCGACGCGCTGCGCAGCGGCCAGGGCACCGTGGTGGCCGGCACTCTGACCGGCACCGGCACCCTGGACTACCCGCAGCTGGTCGAGCTGATCGGGCAGAAGGGTCTGAAGCTCGCCGAGAAGGACGGCAAGCTGGTCGGCTCGGCTCAGGTGGCCGCGCTCGGGCAGCAGTTCGACGTCTCCGGCACCGCCAAGCTGACCGTGGTCGACGGCGGGATCCGGGTCCGTTTCGCGGATGTGAAGGCGGCGAATCTGCCGGACCTGCCGGTGATCCAGAACCTGGTGCAGTCCTACGTCGACAAGCTCAGCCTCGACCTGCCCGCGCCGGAGCTTCCGCTGCAGCTCAAGGTACGCACGCTGACCCCCGAGCCGGACGGGCTGAAGGTGACGTTCGGGGCCAACGACGTGAACCTCAACGCCGGCGGCCTGTGA
- a CDS encoding FUSC family protein, whose amino-acid sequence MIGVARDRADAVAKRARAGLMLALQAGLAAGLAWYLAHDVIGRPAPFFAPIAAVITLASSVGQRMRRTAELVAGVAVGIGLGDGIILLIGTGPVQIGLIVLLAVLVATAVGGGPPLIVQSASSAVLVATLTVQTGHPWTRFFDALVGGGVGLAVMTVLLPINPLSVVRRAADPALRAFTAGLHEAALGLSDGDPDVIEAALARLRSAEGTFAAFGTAIEAARENVAFAPARWHSRGALAQYVAGAPQLTYALRNVRVMIRRAQTALNDRERVPEVLPASVRHLGDAVDLLRQEWARGVEPVETRERALRAAAESGRAYDTGLGYSGGVVVAQIRTSVADLLRATGVEYAEATRQVRVAVGWRGRPHGARNRAARARPPAPPSGRSPEPGAG is encoded by the coding sequence ATGATCGGCGTCGCGAGGGATCGGGCCGACGCGGTGGCGAAGCGGGCCCGGGCCGGACTGATGCTTGCCCTGCAAGCGGGCCTGGCGGCCGGCCTGGCGTGGTATTTGGCACACGACGTGATCGGCCGGCCGGCGCCGTTCTTCGCCCCGATCGCCGCGGTGATCACGCTGGCCTCGTCGGTCGGTCAGCGGATGCGCCGGACCGCCGAGCTGGTCGCCGGCGTCGCGGTCGGCATCGGGCTGGGCGACGGGATCATCCTGCTGATCGGCACCGGCCCGGTCCAGATCGGGCTGATCGTGCTGCTCGCCGTGCTGGTGGCGACCGCGGTCGGCGGCGGGCCGCCGCTGATCGTGCAGTCCGCGTCCTCGGCGGTGCTGGTCGCCACCCTGACCGTGCAGACCGGGCACCCGTGGACCAGGTTCTTCGACGCGCTGGTCGGCGGCGGGGTGGGCCTGGCGGTGATGACCGTGCTGCTGCCGATCAACCCGCTCAGCGTGGTGCGCCGGGCCGCCGATCCGGCGCTGCGCGCCTTCACCGCCGGGCTGCACGAGGCGGCGCTGGGGCTCTCCGACGGCGACCCGGACGTCATCGAGGCCGCGCTGGCCCGGTTGCGGTCCGCGGAGGGGACGTTCGCCGCCTTCGGTACGGCGATCGAGGCGGCCCGGGAGAACGTCGCGTTCGCCCCGGCCCGATGGCACAGCCGGGGCGCGCTGGCGCAGTACGTGGCGGGAGCCCCGCAGCTCACCTACGCGCTGCGCAACGTCCGGGTGATGATCCGCAGGGCGCAGACCGCGCTGAACGACCGGGAGCGGGTGCCGGAGGTGCTGCCCGCCTCGGTCCGGCACCTGGGCGACGCGGTGGACCTGCTCCGGCAGGAGTGGGCGCGCGGTGTCGAGCCGGTGGAGACCCGGGAACGGGCGCTGCGGGCGGCGGCCGAGTCCGGGCGGGCCTACGACACCGGGCTGGGCTATTCCGGTGGTGTGGTGGTGGCCCAGATCCGCACCTCGGTGGCCGACCTGCTGCGCGCCACCGGGGTCGAGTACGCCGAGGCCACCCGGCAGGTGCGGGTGGCCGTGGGCTGGCGCGGGCGGCCGCACGGCGCGCGGAACCGGGCCGCCCGGGCACGGCCGCCGGCGCCACCGTCCGGCCGGTCGCCGGAGCCGGGCGCCGGCTGA
- a CDS encoding sulfurtransferase, translated as MSRDNALVSADWAEKNLDTPGIVFVEVDEDTTAYDGGHIPGAIKIDWKQDLQDPVRRDFVNQEQFSALLSERGISNDDTVILYGGNNNWFAAYAYWYFKLYGHESVKLLDGGRKKWELDARVYTKDVPARAATSYQAKAPNLEIRAFRDEVVQAIGVKNLVDVRSPDEFAGRLLAPAHLPQEQSQRAGHIPTAISVPWSKAANEDGTFKSDEELAKIYGDAGLDGSKDTIAYCRIGERSSHTWFVLKELLGQENVKNYDGSWTEYGSLIGVPIALGDEPGKA; from the coding sequence ATGAGTCGCGACAACGCACTCGTATCGGCCGACTGGGCCGAGAAGAACCTGGACACCCCCGGCATCGTCTTCGTCGAGGTCGACGAGGACACCACCGCGTACGACGGCGGCCACATCCCGGGCGCCATCAAGATCGACTGGAAGCAGGACCTGCAGGACCCGGTCCGCCGCGACTTCGTCAACCAGGAGCAGTTCTCCGCGCTGCTGTCCGAGCGCGGGATCAGCAACGACGACACCGTGATCCTGTACGGCGGCAACAACAACTGGTTCGCGGCGTACGCGTACTGGTACTTCAAGCTGTACGGCCACGAGTCGGTCAAGCTGCTCGACGGTGGCCGCAAGAAGTGGGAGCTGGACGCCCGCGTCTACACCAAGGACGTCCCGGCCCGCGCCGCGACCTCCTACCAGGCCAAGGCGCCGAACCTGGAGATCCGCGCGTTCCGCGACGAGGTGGTCCAGGCCATCGGCGTGAAGAACCTGGTCGACGTGCGCAGCCCCGACGAGTTCGCCGGTCGCCTGCTCGCCCCGGCGCACCTGCCGCAGGAGCAGTCGCAGCGCGCCGGTCACATCCCGACCGCGATCAGCGTGCCGTGGAGCAAGGCCGCCAACGAGGACGGCACGTTCAAGTCCGACGAGGAGCTCGCCAAGATCTACGGCGACGCCGGGCTGGACGGCAGCAAGGACACCATCGCGTACTGCCGGATCGGCGAGCGTTCCTCGCACACCTGGTTCGTGCTCAAGGAGCTGCTCGGCCAGGAGAACGTCAAGAACTACGACGGTTCCTGGACCGAGTACGGCTCCCTCATCGGTGTGCCGATCGCCCTCGGCGACGAGCCCGGAAAGGCCTGA
- a CDS encoding AI-2E family transporter: protein MARVDRPAREPDPEDDYAPPSPEPAVVHGSTTSLDDADVPHSLRIAAAWSWRLIVVGLVGYAGLKFIGLVDVVVVPLAIALLLTALLGPAVGWLLRLHLPRSLATFLVLVGGLAAVVGTLTLVVNQFIDGVPQLTEKASAGVRQIQDWARTGPLHLSDKQVDQAIDSAQDWVNDNTSSLTSTGISTAATLFELLTGLLLVLFATFFFLRDGRKIWRFIVRLFPVNARWSLADAGDASWATLGAYVRATVLVAFIDAVGIGLALLILDVQFAFPLAALVFLGAFIPIVGAAVSGSVAVLVALVGQGWVVALITLGAVILVQQLEGHVLQPLIMGRAVAIHPLAVIIGIACGVVLAGIIGALVAVPLIAVLNTGVRRLSRRRPEIPPDAVVVTAGSGG, encoded by the coding sequence ATGGCACGTGTCGACCGGCCGGCACGGGAACCGGATCCGGAGGACGACTACGCCCCGCCGTCACCCGAGCCGGCCGTGGTGCACGGCTCGACCACCAGCCTGGACGACGCGGACGTGCCGCACTCGCTGCGGATCGCCGCGGCCTGGAGCTGGCGGCTGATCGTGGTCGGCCTGGTCGGTTACGCCGGGCTGAAGTTCATCGGCCTGGTCGACGTGGTGGTCGTTCCGCTGGCGATCGCGTTGCTGCTCACCGCGCTGCTCGGCCCGGCCGTCGGCTGGCTGCTCAGACTGCACCTGCCCCGGTCGCTGGCCACCTTTCTGGTGCTGGTCGGCGGCCTGGCCGCGGTGGTCGGGACGCTCACCCTGGTGGTGAACCAGTTCATCGACGGGGTGCCGCAGCTGACCGAGAAGGCCAGCGCCGGCGTCCGGCAGATCCAGGACTGGGCGCGGACCGGCCCGCTGCACCTCTCCGACAAGCAGGTCGACCAGGCCATCGACTCCGCGCAGGACTGGGTGAACGACAACACCTCGTCGCTCACCTCGACCGGCATCTCCACCGCGGCGACCCTGTTCGAGCTGCTCACCGGGCTGCTGCTGGTGCTCTTCGCGACGTTCTTCTTCCTCCGGGACGGGCGCAAGATCTGGCGGTTCATCGTCCGGCTGTTCCCGGTGAACGCGCGCTGGTCGCTGGCCGACGCCGGCGACGCGTCCTGGGCGACGCTCGGCGCCTACGTCCGGGCCACCGTGCTGGTCGCCTTCATCGACGCGGTCGGCATCGGGCTGGCGCTGCTCATCCTGGACGTGCAGTTCGCGTTCCCGCTGGCCGCGCTGGTCTTCCTGGGCGCGTTCATCCCGATCGTCGGGGCCGCCGTCTCCGGCTCGGTGGCGGTGCTGGTCGCGCTGGTCGGCCAGGGCTGGGTGGTCGCGCTGATCACGCTGGGCGCGGTGATCCTGGTGCAGCAGCTGGAAGGCCACGTGCTGCAGCCCCTGATCATGGGCCGGGCGGTGGCCATCCACCCGCTCGCGGTGATCATCGGGATCGCCTGCGGGGTGGTGCTGGCCGGCATCATCGGGGCGCTGGTCGCGGTGCCGCTGATCGCGGTGCTGAACACCGGCGTGCGGCGGTTGTCCCGTCGAAGGCCGGAGATCCCGCCGGATGCGGTGGTGGTCACGGCGGGCAGCGGCGGCTAA
- a CDS encoding winged helix-turn-helix transcriptional regulator yields MEILLLVTARAGEPSAVLPALDLLPHSVRTAPRDVRTLVSGPSPDAVLVDARSELSEARATCRMLHATGIGVPLIAVVTEAGLIALNADWGVDDVILASAGPAEVEARLRLSVGRLNNATAGAGGSIRAGELNIDPDTYAAKLKGRPLDLTYKEFELLKFLAQHPGRVFTRDQLLREVWGYDYFGGTRTVDVHVRRLRAKLGSEYESMIGTVRQVGYKFVVPPSGRQLPDNDPVSLPV; encoded by the coding sequence GTGGAGATCCTTCTGTTGGTGACGGCACGTGCCGGTGAGCCTTCCGCCGTGCTGCCCGCCCTGGACCTGCTGCCCCACTCGGTTCGGACCGCCCCCCGTGACGTGCGCACGCTGGTCTCCGGTCCGAGCCCGGACGCAGTCCTGGTCGACGCCCGTTCCGAGCTGTCCGAGGCGCGTGCCACCTGCCGGATGCTGCATGCCACCGGCATCGGGGTCCCGCTGATCGCGGTGGTCACCGAGGCCGGCCTGATCGCGCTGAACGCCGACTGGGGCGTCGACGACGTGATCCTGGCCAGCGCCGGCCCGGCCGAGGTCGAGGCCCGGCTGCGGCTCAGCGTCGGCCGGCTGAACAACGCGACCGCCGGGGCCGGCGGCTCGATCCGGGCCGGCGAGCTGAACATCGACCCGGACACCTACGCCGCGAAGCTGAAGGGCCGCCCGCTCGACCTCACCTACAAGGAGTTCGAGCTGCTCAAGTTCCTCGCCCAGCACCCGGGCCGGGTCTTCACCCGCGACCAGCTGCTGCGCGAGGTCTGGGGCTACGACTACTTCGGCGGCACCCGCACCGTCGACGTGCACGTCCGGCGCCTGCGGGCCAAGCTCGGCTCGGAGTACGAGTCGATGATCGGCACCGTGCGCCAGGTGGGCTACAAGTTCGTGGTCCCGCCGTCCGGCCGCCAGCTGCCGGACAACGACCCGGTCTCCCTCCCGGTCTGA
- a CDS encoding Ms5788A family Cys-rich leader peptide — protein MSPLLTKRRAIDLCRVAACLCRSV, from the coding sequence ATGAGCCCGTTGCTCACGAAAAGGCGCGCGATCGACCTGTGTCGCGTGGCCGCGTGCCTGTGTCGCTCCGTCTGA
- a CDS encoding GroES family chaperonin, with protein MLHDRVLVRQDGGEGERRSTAGIVIPATASMGRRLSWATAVGVGPNVRSIVVGDRVLFDPDDRSEVELHGKEYVLLRERDVHAVAATRVESDGTGLYL; from the coding sequence ATGCTGCACGACCGCGTCCTCGTCCGCCAGGACGGTGGGGAGGGCGAACGCCGCTCCACCGCCGGCATCGTCATCCCGGCCACCGCCTCGATGGGCCGCAGGCTGTCCTGGGCCACCGCGGTCGGCGTCGGGCCGAACGTCCGGTCGATCGTGGTCGGTGACCGGGTCCTGTTCGACCCGGACGACCGTTCCGAGGTGGAGCTGCACGGCAAGGAGTACGTGCTGCTCCGCGAGCGGGACGTGCACGCGGTCGCGGCCACCCGGGTCGAGTCGGACGGCACCGGCCTCTACTTGTAG
- a CDS encoding HD domain-containing protein, which produces MAIVTSLPDRFRAAARGAGATAADDDLDSAANYLLSRWTEPQRHYHDVTHLSAVLDVVDQFAGLAPRPDRVRLAAWLHDAVYDPRALGDANERDSAEFAHGLLLTLGAPEEVAAEVARLVGLTAGHATEDDDPDGELLCDADLAILAADEERYARYTTAIRREYAHVPDGDFRAARSRVLQELLKLPSIYRLAPIRDAWEAAAQRNLKAELELLA; this is translated from the coding sequence ATGGCCATCGTGACATCTTTGCCCGACCGATTCCGGGCGGCGGCGCGCGGCGCCGGCGCCACCGCCGCTGACGACGATCTCGACTCCGCCGCAAATTACCTGCTCAGCCGCTGGACCGAGCCGCAACGTCACTATCACGACGTGACTCACCTCTCGGCCGTGCTGGACGTGGTGGACCAGTTCGCCGGTCTCGCCCCCCGCCCGGACCGGGTGCGGCTGGCCGCCTGGCTGCACGACGCGGTCTACGACCCGCGGGCGCTCGGCGACGCCAACGAGCGGGACAGCGCCGAGTTCGCCCACGGGCTGCTGCTCACGCTGGGCGCGCCGGAGGAGGTGGCGGCCGAGGTGGCCCGCCTGGTCGGGCTGACCGCCGGCCACGCCACCGAGGACGACGACCCGGACGGCGAGCTGCTCTGCGACGCCGACCTGGCGATCCTGGCCGCCGACGAGGAGCGCTACGCCCGCTACACCACCGCGATCCGCCGGGAATACGCCCACGTCCCGGACGGCGACTTCCGGGCCGCCCGCTCCCGGGTCCTCCAGGAGCTGCTGAAACTCCCGTCGATCTACCGCCTCGCCCCGATCCGCGACGCGTGGGAGGCCGCCGCCCAGCGCAACCTCAAAGCGGAGCTGGAGCTGCTCGCGTAG
- a CDS encoding PrsW family intramembrane metalloprotease, whose amino-acid sequence MADVSPTGSPDPVHHPSSPPEPASAPPAPQFPPVPQSAPPAGQFAPAPQSAPAGQFAPAPQSWPADGVAPAYAPVNVTAEAVSADAVPPFPVEAVQTVAPVPGRRAGWRRWLPITLVILLIAGAAVGMLIFLGYNIGLAGLAIGLTAAVLPVPLLASAFAWLDRYEPEPVKYLIFCFAWGAAVATAAALAVNTGAAWLFDQIGLPDALVAVLVAPFIEETMKALGPLLLFWKRRAEWSGITDGIVYCGLSALGFAMVENVLYLGGHGYAAGAQEYGPATGLTNVFAIFIVRILFTGFAHPLFTSMTGIGLGIAARSADRNVRWLAPIGGLLLAMILHGTFNLLPTLSAATGESLIMLYGYLGFMVPFFFAVVGFAIALRSWEGRLAERVLHHYVRTGWFAPPEVAALGSLGRRHSARQWAKRVAGPPGGKAMRNFQFAATRLALIRDGMQRGLAGDPVEMTKAAAEERELLGAVTGYRAVFAGRDPQTPPAWWDGHSYRITFPDGVVRTVAPPAEPVMPVPVRLPPPMPVYPAGYGPYSPYGPPPGYGPPPGYGQPPGYGPPPFAPMPPGQQPYK is encoded by the coding sequence ATGGCCGACGTCTCGCCGACCGGGTCACCCGATCCGGTTCATCACCCCAGCTCCCCACCGGAGCCCGCGTCGGCTCCGCCGGCCCCGCAGTTCCCACCGGTTCCGCAGTCGGCGCCGCCGGCCGGGCAGTTCGCGCCGGCTCCGCAATCGGCCCCGGCGGGGCAGTTCGCGCCGGCTCCGCAGTCCTGGCCGGCTGACGGGGTGGCGCCCGCCTACGCCCCGGTCAACGTGACCGCCGAGGCGGTGTCGGCGGACGCAGTGCCGCCGTTCCCGGTGGAGGCGGTGCAGACCGTCGCCCCGGTCCCCGGCCGCCGCGCCGGCTGGCGCCGCTGGCTGCCGATCACCCTGGTCATCCTGCTGATCGCCGGCGCCGCCGTCGGCATGCTGATCTTCCTGGGTTACAACATCGGCCTGGCCGGGCTGGCCATCGGCCTGACCGCCGCGGTCCTGCCGGTCCCGCTGCTGGCCAGCGCGTTCGCCTGGCTGGACCGCTACGAGCCGGAGCCGGTCAAATATCTGATCTTCTGTTTCGCCTGGGGCGCCGCGGTGGCCACCGCGGCGGCGCTCGCGGTGAACACCGGGGCGGCCTGGCTGTTCGACCAGATCGGCCTGCCGGACGCGCTGGTCGCGGTGCTGGTCGCGCCGTTCATCGAGGAGACGATGAAGGCGCTCGGCCCGCTCCTGCTGTTCTGGAAGCGGCGCGCCGAGTGGTCCGGCATCACCGACGGCATCGTCTACTGCGGGCTCTCCGCGCTCGGCTTCGCCATGGTGGAGAACGTGCTCTACCTGGGCGGTCACGGCTACGCGGCAGGCGCCCAGGAGTACGGTCCGGCCACCGGCCTGACCAACGTGTTCGCCATCTTCATCGTCCGGATCCTGTTCACCGGCTTCGCCCACCCGCTGTTCACCTCGATGACCGGCATCGGCCTGGGCATCGCGGCGCGCTCCGCGGACCGGAACGTGCGCTGGCTGGCCCCGATCGGCGGCCTGCTGCTCGCGATGATCCTGCACGGCACGTTCAACCTGCTGCCGACGCTCTCCGCGGCCACCGGCGAGTCGCTGATCATGCTGTACGGCTACCTCGGCTTCATGGTGCCGTTCTTCTTCGCCGTGGTCGGTTTCGCGATCGCGCTGCGCAGCTGGGAGGGCCGGCTGGCCGAGCGGGTGCTGCACCACTACGTGCGGACCGGCTGGTTCGCGCCGCCCGAGGTGGCCGCGCTGGGCAGCCTGGGCCGGCGGCACTCGGCCCGGCAGTGGGCCAAGCGGGTGGCCGGTCCGCCCGGCGGCAAGGCGATGCGGAACTTCCAGTTCGCCGCGACCCGGCTGGCGCTGATCCGGGACGGCATGCAGCGCGGGCTGGCCGGCGACCCGGTGGAGATGACCAAGGCGGCCGCCGAGGAGCGCGAGCTGCTCGGCGCGGTCACCGGCTACCGGGCGGTCTTCGCCGGGCGGGACCCGCAGACCCCGCCGGCCTGGTGGGACGGGCACAGCTACCGGATTACCTTCCCGGACGGGGTGGTGCGCACGGTGGCGCCGCCGGCCGAGCCGGTGATGCCGGTTCCGGTGCGGTTGCCGCCGCCGATGCCGGTGTATCCGGCGGGTTATGGCCCGTACAGCCCGTATGGCCCGCCGCCTGGTTACGGACCGCCGCCTGGTTACGGGCAGCCGCCCGGCTACGGGCCGCCGCCGTTCGCGCCGATGCCGCCGGGGCAGCAGCCCTACAAGTAG
- a CDS encoding DUF4031 domain-containing protein, with translation MILVDEPRWPGRGHLWSHLVSDVSLAELHAFAEMLGSPRRAFDRDHYDIPAHRFRTALWLGATLVPSRELTARLRAAGLRRPKHLTR, from the coding sequence TTGATCCTCGTCGACGAGCCGCGCTGGCCAGGCCGTGGCCACCTCTGGTCCCACCTGGTCAGCGACGTCTCCCTGGCCGAGCTGCACGCCTTCGCCGAGATGCTCGGCTCCCCACGCCGAGCCTTCGACCGCGACCACTACGACATCCCGGCCCACCGCTTCCGCACCGCCCTCTGGCTCGGCGCCACCCTGGTCCCGTCCCGCGAACTCACCGCCCGCCTCCGAGCCGCCGGCCTCCGCCGCCCCAAACACCTGACCCGCTGA
- the mshD gene encoding mycothiol synthase, with the protein MERLSAAESDAVLALAEAADYPLSEDVVLRVRNGGGRHLLARAEDGSLAGYLFVEDGSGELVVHPAHRRRGHGTALLAAAGDGPLRIWAHGDDPGARAFAERHGFTRARVLWQMRRSLLEPLPDIPLPAGVTVRGFRPGADEQSWLEVNAKAFAEHPEQGRWTIEDLRLREAEPWFDPAGFLLAVDIADTLLGFHWTKVHPATDTEPALGEIYVLGVDPSGHRRGLGAALSVAGLRHLAAAGLTVAGLYVDESNTAAVKLYRRLGFDVYQADINYSR; encoded by the coding sequence ATGGAGAGGCTGTCCGCCGCCGAGAGCGATGCCGTCCTGGCCCTGGCCGAGGCGGCGGACTATCCCCTTTCCGAGGACGTGGTGCTGCGCGTCCGCAACGGCGGCGGCCGGCATCTGCTGGCCCGCGCCGAGGACGGCAGCCTCGCCGGTTACCTGTTCGTCGAGGACGGGTCCGGTGAGCTCGTCGTGCACCCGGCGCACCGCCGCCGGGGGCACGGCACCGCGCTGCTCGCCGCCGCCGGCGACGGGCCACTGCGGATCTGGGCGCACGGCGACGATCCCGGCGCGCGCGCCTTCGCCGAGCGGCACGGCTTCACCCGGGCCCGGGTGCTCTGGCAGATGCGCCGCTCGCTGCTCGAGCCGCTGCCGGACATCCCGCTGCCGGCCGGTGTGACCGTGCGCGGCTTCCGGCCCGGCGCCGACGAGCAGTCCTGGCTCGAGGTGAACGCGAAAGCCTTCGCCGAGCACCCGGAGCAGGGCCGCTGGACGATCGAGGATCTCCGGCTGCGCGAGGCGGAGCCGTGGTTCGACCCGGCCGGCTTCCTGCTCGCCGTGGACATCGCCGACACCCTGCTCGGCTTCCACTGGACCAAGGTGCACCCGGCCACCGACACCGAGCCCGCGCTCGGCGAGATCTACGTGCTCGGAGTGGACCCGTCCGGGCACCGCCGCGGCCTGGGCGCCGCGCTGAGCGTGGCCGGGCTGCGGCATCTGGCCGCCGCCGGCCTGACCGTCGCCGGGCTCTATGTCGACGAGTCGAACACCGCCGCCGTGAAGCTCTACCGGCGCCTCGGGTTCGACGTCTACCAGGCGGACATCAACTACAGCCGGTGA
- a CDS encoding DUF1416 domain-containing protein, translating to MTSPANIAAGCAAPDQSAPLPASVDLEKETVITGLVRTAEGEAVGGAYVRLLDGSGEFTAEVVTSPEGVFRFFAAPGSWTLRALSRFGNGELAVDATRGVNEVALSVATA from the coding sequence ATGACTTCTCCCGCCAACATCGCCGCCGGTTGCGCCGCTCCCGACCAGTCCGCTCCCCTCCCCGCGAGCGTCGACCTGGAGAAGGAGACCGTGATCACCGGTCTGGTCCGCACCGCCGAGGGTGAGGCCGTGGGCGGCGCCTACGTCCGCCTGCTCGACGGCTCCGGCGAGTTCACCGCCGAGGTGGTCACCTCACCCGAGGGCGTCTTCCGCTTCTTCGCCGCCCCGGGCTCGTGGACGCTGCGCGCCCTGAGCCGCTTCGGCAACGGCGAACTCGCCGTCGACGCCACCCGCGGCGTCAACGAGGTGGCCCTGAGCGTCGCCACCGCCTGA